The following are from one region of the Scylla paramamosain isolate STU-SP2022 chromosome 23, ASM3559412v1, whole genome shotgun sequence genome:
- the LOC135111989 gene encoding glutaminase liver isoform, mitochondrial-like isoform X4, producing MPCHVPSQSHPDTTCLSKSAPTITTSFTFPLPSTTTTSPFTFPRPSTTATLSPLSSPSIMSSASHTPLSPMSLLLNRSISYNCRDLVRQHLGHVENRLFEMFGDEEKRTININKFLMGLTATGMRPSDPRLKQTRQNLKKLQDQLGSEFVSLDIDYETFMGIISENLEIVVKAFSANFVIPDFQGFCKQMEEIYNKCYTNHSGKPAEYIPQLARFDSKSWGMAICTVDGQRFSLGDVDVPFTIQSCSKPLTYAIGLAVNGCDYMHNYVGMEPSGRYFNELVLDYSNKPHNPMINSGAIMTAAIIKPELSAADRFDYMFKVYKRLAGEEYLGFNNSVFLSERECADRNFALAYFMRENKCFPQNHKLHESLDFYFQLCSLEITAESGAVMAATLANGGLNPLTGDPVLTVDAVRNTLTLMHSCGMYNYSGQFAFHVGLPAKSGVSGCVLLVIPNTMGICLWSPPLDANGNSCRGVQFCMEMVSRFNFHNFDNLRGFNQPKQDPRTAKIESKAQILFDLLFSAAAGDMSALRRHALAGTDMQAKDYDGRTALHVATSEGHDEIVSFLLNNCNVGPLPKDRWGRTPLDDAESFDHPRCAKLITNCCKKKGIKLPISYKEYAEISKQQNGPLVSVNSS from the exons ATGCCCTGTCACGTGCCCTCACAGTCCCACCCAGACACTACCTGCCTATCCAAATCcgcccccaccatcaccacctccttcacctttcctctcccctccaccaccaccacgtcccccttcaccttccctcgcccctccaccaccgccactctctCGCCCCTGTCGTCTCCCTCCATAATGTCCAGTGCTTCACATACTCCCCTCTCGCCCATGTCCTTGCTCCTGAACAGAAGCATCTCCTACAACTGCAGGGA TTTGGTCAGACAGCACCTTGGCCATGTGGAGAACCGGCTCTTTGAGATGTTCGGTGATGAGGAGAAGAGgaccatcaacatcaacaaattCCTCATG GGGCTGACGGCGACAGGTATGCGGCCGTCTGATCCCCGCTTGAaacagacaagacagaaccTCAAGAAACTGCAGGACCAGCTGGGCAGCGAGTTTGTTTCACTTGACATTGACTATGAAACTTTTATGGG cATCATCTCAGAGAACCTGGAGATCGTAGTGAAGGCTTTCTCGGCAAACTTTGTCATCCCAGACTTCCAGGGCTTCTGCAAACAGATGGAAGAAATTTATAACAAATGCTATACCAACCACTCTGGCAAG CCAGCAGAGTACATCCCACAATTGGCTCGCTTTGACTCCAAGTCCTGGGGAATGGCCATATGTACTGTGGATGGCCAGAGGTTCTCTCTTGGTGATGTGGATGTGCCATTCACCATACAGTCCTGCAG CAAGCCTTTGACTTACGCCATCGGCCTGGCTGTGAACGGCTGTGATTACATGCACAACTATGTCGGGATGGAGCCCTCGGGACGCTACTTCAATGAGCTGGTCCTTGATTATTCCA ACAAGCCACACAATCCCATGATCAACTCAGGAGCAATAATGACAGCGGCTATTATCAAA CCTGAGCTCTCGGCAGCAGACCGGTTTGACTAT ATGTTCAAGGTGTACAAGCGTCTGGCAGGAGAAGAGTATCTGGGCTTCAACAACTCTGTCTTCCTCTCGGAGCGGGAGTGTGCGGACCGGAATTTTGCTCTTGCTTACTTCATGAGGGAAAACAAGTGCTTCCCTCAGAACCACAAGCTGCATGAGTCTCTAGATTTCTACTTCCAG TTATGCTCGTTGGAGATCACCGCGGAGTCAGGTGCAGTGATGGCAGCCACACTGGCAAACGGGGGACTGAACCCACTGACAGGCGACCCAGTGCTGACTGTGGATGCCGTCAGGAACACCCTCACACTCATGCACTCCTGCGGCATGTACAACTACTCTGGACAGTTTGCCTTCCAT GTGGGGCTGCCGGCTAAGTCAGGAGTGTCTGGCTGTGTGCTCTTGGTCATCCCCAACACCATGGGTATCTGCCTTTGGTCTCCTCCCCTTGACGCCAATGGGAATTCCTGCCGTGGCGTTCAGTTCTGCATG GAAATGGTGTCTCGTTTCAACTTCCACAACTTTGACAACCTGAGAGGGTTCAACCAGCCCAAGCAAGACCCACGCACTGCCAAGATTGAGTCCAAGGCACAGATTCTCTTTGATCTCCTATTCTCAGCAGCTGCAGGGGACATGTCAGCCCTCAGACG GCATGCACTGGCTGGCACAGACATGCAGGCCAAGGACTATGATGGTCGCACAGCTCTCCACGTGGCCACCTCAGAGGGCCATGATGAAATAGTCAGCTTCTTACTCAACAACTGTAATGTGGGTCCTCTGCCCAAG GACCGATGGGGCAGAACACCACTGGACGATGCCGAGAGCTTTGACCACCCCAGATGTGCCAAGCTGATTACCAACTGTTGCAAGAAGAAGGGCATCAAGCTCCCAATATCCTACAAAGAGTACGCAGAAATCAGCAAGCAGCAAAATGGACCCTTGGTATCAGTCAACAGCAGCTAA